In Salvelinus namaycush isolate Seneca chromosome 20, SaNama_1.0, whole genome shotgun sequence, the following proteins share a genomic window:
- the LOC120064927 gene encoding CD209 antigen-like protein D: MVDYVNKQVIELNKVIEENENRATRRVKTETHLSDGRTRLYRLAAVCFGMLCILQVILNISLKLAFCTGRVVEERDMAVPTRTVLGCTEGWRLSGSSCYFLSTERKTWEESRQDCLERGADLVVVNSRNEQKFLTELNRNIDSVWIGLTDRETEGTWKWVDGTPLTTRYWGRNQPDNGAVFVVHIGEEDCVEINYGYPDPVNKWNDIACNSQFNWICERVI, translated from the exons ATGGTCGACTATGTCAATAAACAGGTTATTGAATTAAACAAGGTTATTGAAGAAAACGAGAACAGAGCAACGAGGAGAGTAAAGACTGAGACCCATCTCTCAG ATGGAAGAACAAGACTCTACAGGCTggctgctgtgtgttttgggatGCTGTGTATTCTACAAGTCATTCTCAACATCTCCCTAAAGCTAGCTTTCT gtacCGGAAGAGTGGTGGAAGAGAGGGACATGGCGGTCCCAACGAGGACTGTGTTGGGGTGTACTGAAGGATGGAGGCTGTCGGGATCCAGCTGTTACTTCCTGTCTACTGAGAGGAAAACctgggaggagagcagacaagactgtctggagagaggagcagacctggtgGTTGTAAACAGCAGAAatgaacag AAATTCCTCACTGAATTAAACAGGAATATTGATAGTGTTTGGATCGGTCTGactgatagagagacagaggggaccTGGAAATGGGTGGATGGTACACCACTGACCACAAG GTACTGGGGGCGAAACCAGCCTGATAATGGTGCTGTTTTTGTAGTACACATAGGAGAGGAGGACTGTGTTGAGATTAATTATGGGTATCCTGACCCTGTAAATAAATGGAATGACATAGCATGTAACTCTCAATTTAACTGGATTTGTGAAAGGGTGATATAA